A section of the Aminiphilus circumscriptus DSM 16581 genome encodes:
- a CDS encoding PocR ligand-binding domain-containing protein — protein MDHSFSDVVNVPLCSEMLRHFYTASGIPCAFCGKDGSPLASAGGQTLCHHFHRTHPEYRKYCEASWEEIGRAIENGDEEYLHRCQNGLMDGAVPIRVEGDLLGYVVIGQFFLVPPDETTFLDRARANNLDEAAYTEALRTVPIVSRERADAALRHFHILANLIAEAGVHRRQMAFLNASLQNTPPSRTRTPSSEPRSRSG, from the coding sequence GTGGATCACTCTTTTTCGGACGTGGTGAATGTCCCGCTCTGCTCGGAAATGCTCCGGCATTTTTACACCGCCTCGGGAATTCCCTGTGCCTTTTGCGGGAAGGACGGCTCTCCCCTGGCCTCGGCGGGAGGGCAGACGCTCTGTCATCATTTCCACCGGACACATCCGGAGTACCGGAAATACTGCGAGGCGAGCTGGGAAGAAATTGGCAGAGCAATCGAGAACGGTGACGAGGAATATCTCCACCGTTGCCAAAATGGTCTCATGGATGGCGCCGTTCCGATCCGTGTCGAGGGCGATCTCCTCGGCTACGTCGTCATCGGACAGTTTTTCCTCGTTCCTCCGGACGAAACGACGTTTCTCGACAGAGCGCGGGCGAACAATCTCGACGAGGCGGCCTACACGGAAGCTCTCCGAACCGTCCCCATCGTCTCCAGAGAACGGGCCGACGCGGCGTTGCGGCATTTTCACATCCTGGCGAACCTGATCGCGGAGGCGGGAGTCCATCGGCGGCAGATGGCCTTTCTCAACGCCTCCCTCCAGAACACGCCTCCCTCCAGAACGCGAACGCCCTCCTCAGAACCCAGATCACGGAGCGGGTAA
- a CDS encoding sensor domain-containing diguanylate cyclase produces MRRSEERGQFALEGSDLGVWDWNLLTNDVYFSPRWLEMLGYGPGELRERFSEWYDRVHPEDREHAVKETQRHIRGETPFYEARHRLRCKDGSYKWILSRGKVMSRNAEGKPLRIVGTHRDITEQVQVEESLRHAGTHDPLTGLPNRTLFNDHLLLAMAQARRNKTVVAVIFLDLDDFKEINDALGHDVGDLLLKAVSKRLKKEVREVDTVARMGGDEFTLILPGLHDRKDAEQVAERIREAVARPYSLGDRVLEVSASLGVSLYPLDGRDVRTLMKRADMAMYRAKNDGRNLWRFWEENTETSPE; encoded by the coding sequence TTGCGACGCAGTGAAGAACGCGGACAGTTCGCCCTGGAGGGCTCCGATTTGGGCGTGTGGGACTGGAATCTTCTCACCAACGACGTGTATTTCTCTCCCCGCTGGCTCGAAATGTTGGGGTACGGCCCGGGAGAACTCCGGGAACGTTTCTCCGAATGGTACGACCGGGTTCATCCCGAGGACCGGGAACACGCCGTCAAGGAAACACAACGGCATATTCGCGGGGAGACTCCTTTCTACGAAGCCAGACATCGGCTGCGCTGCAAGGACGGGAGCTACAAGTGGATTCTCTCGAGAGGCAAAGTCATGTCACGAAACGCGGAGGGAAAACCCCTGCGCATCGTGGGAACCCACAGGGACATCACCGAACAGGTCCAGGTGGAGGAGAGCCTCCGTCACGCGGGCACCCACGATCCCCTCACCGGGCTTCCCAACAGAACGCTCTTCAACGACCATCTCCTTCTCGCCATGGCGCAGGCGCGCCGGAACAAAACCGTCGTCGCCGTCATCTTCCTGGATCTGGACGATTTCAAGGAGATCAACGACGCTCTCGGGCACGATGTGGGGGACCTGCTCCTCAAGGCCGTGTCGAAACGCCTCAAGAAGGAAGTCCGCGAGGTCGATACGGTGGCTCGCATGGGAGGAGACGAATTCACCCTCATCCTCCCCGGACTGCACGACAGAAAGGACGCGGAGCAGGTCGCCGAGAGGATCCGCGAAGCCGTCGCACGTCCCTATTCGCTCGGAGACAGAGTTCTGGAGGTGAGCGCCAGCCTCGGCGTCAGCCTCTACCCCCTGGACGGGAGAGATGTCCGAACCCTGATGAAGCGGGCGGACATGGCCATGTACCGAGCGAAGAACGACGGACGGAATCTCTGGCGCTTCTGGGAGGAGAACACGGAAACATCCCCGGAATAA
- a CDS encoding YhcH/YjgK/YiaL family protein, translating into MLCGSLRFRRMDEAVLPGPVVRALAFLATTDFSGLQPGRIELEEGLYAILAEEETGPVSEGEWEAHRRYVDVQCVLEGEESIGWALDEERPLRRNALAEEDCLYFEPPENPSWLHLSPGHYAVFFPRDLHCPLRHPGSPRVRKVVVKIDIALFPLEATDIPQ; encoded by the coding sequence ATGCTCTGCGGAAGTCTGCGTTTTCGAAGGATGGACGAAGCCGTTCTGCCCGGACCTGTCGTCCGGGCGCTCGCTTTTCTGGCGACAACGGATTTTTCAGGCCTGCAGCCGGGACGCATCGAACTGGAGGAGGGGCTCTACGCCATCCTCGCCGAGGAGGAGACCGGTCCCGTTTCGGAGGGTGAATGGGAGGCACACCGGCGGTACGTGGACGTGCAATGCGTTCTCGAAGGAGAAGAGAGCATCGGCTGGGCTCTTGACGAGGAGCGCCCTCTCCGCAGGAACGCCCTTGCCGAGGAGGACTGTCTCTATTTCGAGCCTCCGGAAAACCCCTCGTGGCTCCACCTGTCTCCAGGCCATTATGCGGTCTTCTTTCCACGGGACCTCCACTGCCCGCTGCGGCATCCCGGTTCGCCCCGGGTGCGAAAAGTGGTGGTGAAGATCGACATCGCTCTTTTTCCTCTGGAGGCGACGGATATCCCGCAGTAG
- a CDS encoding pyridoxal phosphate-dependent aminotransferase encodes MTGMNSSWVASGHVHGGRIHEHDDPYGWLDFSANINPYGPPAFALRAARKALGHVQVYPDQESRHLRRTLASWSGHGPGEEGVAVGNGASDLLLPLVLAFRPKRLLLPLPTFGEYAAAASLAGVPVAGHPLVPEDEFAYRADELAERVRPGDLVVLCQPNNPTGRGWSEEETECVLKACTTKGARLLLDECFLHLSWPPLATLAASRRDAWPEEVLLLRAFTKDFAVPGLRVGYLLGGRRAVAAVRAFQQSWPVNAVGEAFALACMEKGDAWLARTRKRIASERAFLSAELAKRGFFVFSGAANFLLVRLPRNDAGQVVLSGSEVQRRLLPFRILLRTCTSFPGLGDDYVRLAVRRREENRRLCAALDEVFEGERRRG; translated from the coding sequence ATGACCGGAATGAATTCCTCCTGGGTCGCTTCGGGCCACGTGCACGGCGGGCGGATCCACGAGCACGACGACCCCTACGGATGGCTCGATTTCTCCGCAAACATCAACCCCTACGGTCCTCCCGCCTTCGCCCTTCGGGCCGCCCGAAAGGCCCTTGGGCACGTGCAGGTCTATCCCGATCAGGAGTCGAGGCATCTTCGAAGGACGCTCGCCTCCTGGAGCGGACACGGTCCCGGCGAGGAAGGCGTCGCCGTCGGGAACGGCGCGAGTGACCTGCTGCTTCCGCTCGTTCTCGCCTTCCGCCCGAAGCGGCTGCTGCTCCCCCTTCCCACCTTCGGGGAATATGCCGCGGCGGCATCGCTGGCGGGCGTTCCCGTTGCAGGCCATCCGCTGGTCCCGGAGGACGAATTCGCCTATCGCGCCGACGAACTGGCGGAGCGGGTGCGCCCCGGGGACCTGGTGGTGCTCTGCCAGCCCAACAATCCAACGGGACGGGGCTGGAGCGAAGAGGAGACGGAGTGCGTTCTCAAGGCCTGCACCACCAAAGGGGCCCGGCTCCTCCTGGACGAGTGCTTTCTGCATCTCTCCTGGCCGCCTCTTGCCACCCTGGCGGCGTCCCGGAGGGACGCCTGGCCGGAGGAAGTGCTGCTCTTGCGGGCTTTCACGAAAGATTTCGCCGTACCGGGCCTGCGGGTGGGCTATCTTCTCGGCGGACGGCGCGCGGTCGCGGCGGTGCGGGCCTTTCAGCAGTCCTGGCCCGTCAACGCCGTGGGCGAAGCCTTCGCCCTCGCCTGCATGGAAAAGGGGGACGCCTGGCTCGCCCGCACGCGAAAACGAATCGCCTCGGAGCGCGCCTTCCTTTCCGCGGAGCTTGCCAAGCGCGGATTTTTCGTGTTTTCCGGCGCGGCGAATTTCCTCCTGGTCCGCCTTCCCCGGAACGACGCGGGACAGGTCGTGCTTTCGGGAAGCGAGGTGCAGCGCCGCCTGCTTCCCTTCCGCATTCTTCTGCGCACCTGTACGAGTTTTCCGGGGCTCGGAGACGACTACGTGCGGCTCGCCGTGCGGCGCCGCGAGGAAAATCGGCGTCTTTGCGCGGCCCTCGACGAGGTTTTTGAAGGAGAGCGCCGCCGGGGATGA
- the cbiB gene encoding adenosylcobinamide-phosphate synthase CbiB, which produces MFVKSLCVAIALDLFLGDPRTEWHPVRLLGLGAERLEPLCRRLPLPARLQGVLFLLLALAGTLLPLGIAVTAARMLPAGWLLEGGMLYFALGGTCLAREVRGVAQRLAEGDLAGARKALSLLVSRDTDPLDERKVVSGALETLSENFGDALCAPLLYGALGGPLGAWLHRTANTLDAMVGYKTPTYREFGWAAARFDDLLNLLPSRCAALLVAVASPGVGGSFSRTLHTARTFAPLLSSPNSGWPMAAFAGALGISLGGPTPYFGQWVDKPFLGEGPPPNRTDLERGFALYWNAYACAALSALFLAVLLE; this is translated from the coding sequence ATGTTCGTTAAATCGCTTTGTGTGGCGATCGCGCTGGATCTCTTTCTGGGAGATCCGAGGACGGAATGGCATCCCGTGCGCCTCCTCGGGCTTGGGGCGGAACGTCTGGAACCGCTCTGCCGCAGGTTGCCCCTGCCGGCGCGCCTTCAGGGAGTGCTCTTTCTCCTCCTCGCCCTCGCGGGAACCCTTCTTCCGCTCGGCATCGCCGTGACCGCGGCACGCATGCTTCCAGCGGGATGGCTTCTGGAGGGGGGCATGCTCTACTTCGCTCTGGGGGGCACCTGTCTTGCCCGGGAGGTGCGCGGTGTGGCGCAGCGTCTCGCCGAGGGCGATCTCGCGGGTGCGCGAAAGGCTCTTTCGCTCCTCGTGAGCCGTGACACGGACCCCTTGGACGAGCGGAAGGTCGTCTCGGGGGCGCTTGAAACCCTCTCGGAGAACTTCGGCGACGCTCTCTGCGCCCCTCTTCTCTACGGAGCCCTCGGAGGACCTCTCGGCGCCTGGCTTCACCGGACCGCCAACACCCTGGACGCCATGGTGGGGTACAAGACCCCAACCTACAGGGAATTCGGATGGGCCGCGGCCCGCTTCGACGACCTGCTGAACCTGCTCCCTTCCCGCTGCGCGGCCTTGCTCGTCGCTGTCGCCAGCCCCGGCGTGGGCGGTTCGTTCTCCCGGACGCTCCACACGGCCCGGACGTTCGCGCCGCTTCTCTCCAGCCCCAACAGCGGCTGGCCCATGGCAGCCTTCGCGGGGGCGCTGGGGATTTCCCTCGGCGGTCCCACCCCCTATTTCGGGCAATGGGTGGACAAACCCTTTCTCGGAGAGGGGCCTCCTCCGAACCGGACGGACCTCGAGCGGGGATTCGCCCTCTACTGGAATGCCTACGCCTGTGCCGCCCTGTCGGCGCTCTTTCTCGCGGTGCTTTTGGAATGA
- a CDS encoding cobyrinate a,c-diamide synthase: protein MTAPGIVIAAPESGVGKTTFTAGLCRALARRGVRVQPFKAGPDFIDPSYHTLAAGRECRNLDGFLTSPATLPFLYARGCGGADVAVVEGVMGLYDGIGSEGRNSTASLARALSLPVVLLLDATKGATSLAAMALGFATLSTAEDGHRVPPPSVVGVILCGLREGERRTLISEAVERFAGLPVLGSIRHVPEAHFPSRHLGLIPAAERSELSLQLERLADAIDEGVSLERLTALAKAPSVPADAAFPSEVARVLEAAPRKRVCIAVARDKVFTFYYRDGLELLEELGAELLETSPAADAALPEEIDGLYLGGGYPEEFLGELAGNESYLADLRRRRALGLPVYAECGGMMYLAREITGRNDERAELAGLLDLSVTMTGRLRRFGYVEARLETETLLASRGEVLRGHEFHYSESAGETPTAYLVRRASRPEVCWNEGYVRPNLLASYVHLHFWGCPGAAVRFVDTCRNWRNANVR, encoded by the coding sequence CGGAGTGCGTGTCCAGCCCTTCAAGGCCGGACCCGATTTCATCGACCCCTCCTACCATACCCTTGCCGCAGGGCGGGAGTGTCGGAATCTCGACGGCTTTCTCACGTCTCCGGCGACGCTTCCCTTTCTCTACGCCCGAGGATGCGGCGGTGCGGACGTCGCCGTCGTCGAGGGCGTCATGGGACTTTATGACGGCATCGGCTCCGAGGGACGCAATTCCACGGCCTCTCTCGCGAGGGCGCTGTCCCTGCCGGTGGTGCTCCTCCTCGACGCCACGAAAGGCGCGACGAGCCTCGCCGCGATGGCCCTGGGTTTCGCCACGCTCTCCACCGCGGAGGACGGACATCGCGTTCCGCCTCCTTCCGTCGTCGGCGTGATTCTCTGCGGCCTGCGCGAAGGCGAGCGGAGAACCCTGATCTCCGAGGCAGTGGAACGCTTCGCGGGACTTCCCGTACTCGGTTCGATCCGCCACGTTCCGGAGGCGCATTTCCCCTCGCGGCATCTTGGACTGATTCCCGCGGCGGAGCGAAGCGAACTCTCCCTGCAACTGGAGCGCCTTGCCGATGCCATCGACGAGGGCGTTTCCCTGGAGCGCCTCACGGCGCTGGCGAAGGCCCCCTCCGTTCCGGCGGACGCCGCCTTTCCCTCCGAGGTCGCCCGCGTTCTCGAGGCAGCACCGCGGAAACGCGTGTGTATCGCCGTCGCACGGGACAAGGTTTTCACGTTCTATTACAGGGACGGGCTGGAGCTGCTGGAGGAGCTCGGGGCGGAACTCCTGGAGACGAGCCCCGCCGCCGATGCGGCGCTTCCCGAGGAGATCGACGGGCTGTATCTCGGAGGCGGCTATCCCGAGGAATTTCTCGGGGAACTCGCCGGAAACGAAAGCTACCTCGCGGACCTGCGGCGTCGGAGGGCTTTGGGGCTTCCCGTCTACGCGGAATGCGGCGGCATGATGTATCTCGCCCGGGAGATCACGGGACGGAACGACGAGCGGGCCGAGCTCGCGGGACTTCTCGATCTCTCCGTGACCATGACGGGACGACTGCGCCGTTTCGGCTACGTGGAGGCACGCCTGGAGACGGAGACACTGCTGGCCTCCAGAGGGGAGGTGCTTCGGGGGCACGAGTTCCACTATTCCGAGAGCGCCGGCGAGACCCCAACGGCCTATCTGGTCCGAAGGGCGTCCCGTCCGGAGGTCTGCTGGAACGAGGGGTATGTGCGGCCGAACCTGCTCGCCTCCTACGTGCACCTGCATTTCTGGGGCTGTCCCGGGGCGGCGGTTCGTTTCGTCGACACCTGCCGAAACTGGAGGAATGCCAATGTTCGTTAA